One Streptomyces sp. NBC_01217 genomic region harbors:
- a CDS encoding RidA family protein — translation MTTEQIRTSDAPEPGGAYSQAVVANGFLYTAGTGPHDPATGEVVGDTITEQTQQVLRNLSALLAARDLDFSDVIKVTTHLADLHRDYVAYNAVYERTLPRPYPVRTTVGSTLDHKLVEIDMVAVLRSS, via the coding sequence ATGACCACGGAACAGATCCGCACCAGCGACGCGCCCGAGCCGGGGGGTGCGTACTCGCAAGCCGTCGTCGCCAACGGGTTTCTCTACACCGCCGGCACGGGACCGCACGACCCCGCTACCGGGGAGGTCGTCGGTGACACCATCACCGAGCAGACGCAACAGGTGCTGCGCAACCTCAGCGCCCTGCTCGCCGCACGTGACCTCGATTTCTCCGACGTCATCAAAGTGACGACGCACCTCGCCGACCTGCACCGCGACTACGTCGCCTACAACGCCGTCTACGAACGGACACTGCCCCGTCCATATCCAGTGCGAACGACCGTCGGCTCGACGCTCGACCACAAACTCGTCGAGATCGACATGGTGGCCGTCCTGCGCTCGTCGTGA
- a CDS encoding PP2C family protein-serine/threonine phosphatase: protein MRADGTLAQAAVPVALITAIALAAFFAPRTEHLCLLLVAAPTSTAAFASARFTAGTALTASAAMFVIDRHNGMLRSPILPIHIAALLLVSGFVVAARALHDRDLRELTQVRAVAKAAQKVVLRPLPRQLGPLHVACTYRAAAAYAMVGGDLYAAARSNHTTRFLIGDVRGKGLPAVEDASALLGAFREAAYQHATLPELTAALESSVRRHLAQLTDSDPESSEHFITALLVEIPDDAPLIRVISCGHPSPLRARRGQVTALPIPHPAPPLGLADTAPDTYHVDTFEFGPADTLLLYTDGVIEARNTTGGFYPILDRASSWNWEYPHSLLRHINHDVDTHTGGHLQDDLALVAIQRAPDPDTAQTPDSHRPPHPMQAHP from the coding sequence TTGCGGGCGGACGGCACGCTTGCCCAGGCCGCGGTCCCGGTCGCGCTGATCACCGCGATCGCTCTGGCCGCCTTCTTCGCTCCCAGGACCGAACATCTGTGCCTTCTTCTGGTCGCTGCCCCCACTTCCACGGCTGCGTTCGCAAGCGCCCGTTTCACCGCAGGCACCGCCCTGACGGCCAGCGCGGCAATGTTCGTCATCGACCGCCATAACGGCATGCTGCGTTCACCGATCCTCCCGATCCACATCGCCGCCCTGCTGCTGGTGTCAGGATTCGTCGTCGCCGCCCGGGCCCTGCACGACCGCGACCTGAGAGAACTCACCCAGGTACGCGCGGTGGCCAAAGCAGCCCAGAAGGTCGTGCTGCGCCCCCTGCCCCGGCAACTGGGCCCACTGCACGTCGCCTGCACCTACCGCGCTGCAGCGGCATATGCCATGGTCGGCGGCGACCTGTACGCCGCCGCCCGCAGCAACCACACGACCCGCTTCCTCATCGGCGACGTCCGAGGCAAGGGCCTGCCCGCAGTCGAGGACGCTTCCGCCCTCCTCGGCGCCTTCCGCGAAGCCGCTTACCAGCACGCCACCCTCCCCGAGCTGACTGCCGCCCTGGAGAGCAGCGTCCGCAGGCACTTGGCGCAGCTCACCGACAGCGACCCCGAGAGCAGTGAGCACTTCATCACCGCGCTCCTGGTCGAAATCCCCGACGACGCGCCCCTCATCCGCGTCATCAGCTGCGGACACCCCTCACCCCTGCGAGCCCGCCGCGGCCAGGTGACCGCCCTGCCCATACCTCATCCCGCACCACCCCTCGGGCTGGCCGACACCGCTCCCGACACCTACCACGTCGACACCTTCGAGTTCGGCCCCGCAGACACTCTGCTGCTCTACACCGACGGCGTCATCGAAGCCCGCAACACCACCGGCGGCTTCTATCCAATCCTCGACCGGGCCTCCTCGTGGAACTGGGAATACCCGCACAGCCTGTTGCGCCACATCAACCACGACGTGGACACCCACACCGGCGGACACCTGCAGGACGACCTCGCCCTGGTCGCCATCCAACGCGCCCCCGACCCGGACACCGCCCAGACTCCGGACTCCCACCGGCCACCCCACCCCATGCAGGCCCACCCGTGA
- a CDS encoding RNA polymerase sigma-70 factor produces the protein MPSKNNPADDAESLKEAEAVFRGVRGRMFGIAYRMLGSVSEAEDILQEVWIRWQTYDRSKVQNAQAFLTTTTTRLAINVLQSARVRRETYVGPWLPEPVDTSSDPALGAERGEALEVAVLMLLEKLTPTERAAYVLRQAFDYPYEQIAEIIGQTNANVRQLVSRARKHLAAEKRASVAGAEHRRLLTAFVAAAQTGNVSALEELFAQDVVSYADGGGAVRASKFPVVGSHRVARYVHAFADTFWSGVTVEPVEINGRAGVRLQRDGNVIAVVTVSVTADGIDRVLWMMNPSKLTAMAA, from the coding sequence ATGCCGTCGAAGAACAATCCAGCGGATGACGCCGAAAGCCTCAAGGAGGCAGAGGCGGTGTTCCGCGGTGTGCGCGGTCGCATGTTCGGAATCGCCTACCGCATGCTGGGCAGCGTCAGCGAGGCGGAAGACATCCTCCAGGAGGTCTGGATCCGCTGGCAGACCTACGACCGGTCCAAGGTGCAGAACGCGCAGGCGTTCCTCACGACGACCACGACGCGGCTTGCGATCAACGTGCTGCAGTCCGCGAGGGTCCGCCGTGAGACCTATGTCGGCCCGTGGCTGCCGGAACCGGTCGACACCAGCAGCGACCCGGCGCTTGGCGCCGAGCGCGGGGAGGCTCTGGAGGTCGCGGTGCTGATGCTGCTGGAGAAGCTCACTCCCACGGAACGGGCGGCGTACGTGCTGCGGCAGGCGTTCGACTACCCGTATGAGCAGATCGCGGAGATCATCGGTCAGACGAATGCGAACGTACGCCAGTTGGTGAGCCGGGCGCGGAAGCATCTGGCCGCGGAGAAACGTGCCAGTGTCGCGGGCGCCGAGCACCGGCGGCTCCTGACCGCGTTCGTTGCCGCCGCACAGACAGGGAACGTGAGCGCATTGGAGGAGTTGTTCGCGCAGGACGTCGTCTCGTACGCCGACGGCGGAGGGGCCGTTCGGGCGTCGAAGTTCCCCGTTGTGGGCAGTCACCGTGTGGCGAGGTACGTCCACGCGTTCGCCGACACCTTCTGGTCCGGTGTGACGGTGGAGCCGGTCGAGATCAACGGCCGTGCCGGGGTGCGTCTGCAGCGGGACGGGAACGTGATCGCCGTTGTCACGGTGAGCGTGACCGCCGACGGCATCGACCGGGTGCTGTGGATGATGAACCCGTCGAAGCTCACGGCCATGGCCGCCTGA
- a CDS encoding response regulator transcription factor gives MDACSSTPVRPNPQGIPVVLADDHLVVRAGMRLLLAQDPAFRIVAESSTVPDTLEAVRQHRPRVLVLDLTMAGQSSLPMIPALLTVSPGTRILVLTMQEDPAFAREALRTGAAGYLLKEAAAEELLAAAHQVADGATYVQPVLGARLAIDTPGPAEQEPLTAREAEVLSLLALGHTNQEIARRLYVSVRTVETHRSRIRDKLGKDTRAELIAAARERGLVA, from the coding sequence ATGGACGCCTGCAGTTCCACCCCGGTCCGACCGAACCCCCAGGGGATCCCCGTCGTACTGGCCGACGACCATCTGGTGGTCCGGGCCGGAATGCGGCTGCTGCTTGCTCAGGACCCGGCATTCCGGATCGTCGCCGAGAGCTCCACAGTCCCTGACACCCTTGAGGCCGTGCGCCAACACCGTCCACGGGTGCTGGTCCTGGACCTGACCATGGCCGGCCAGTCGAGTCTGCCCATGATTCCCGCGCTGCTCACCGTTTCACCCGGCACGCGGATCCTGGTCCTCACGATGCAGGAGGATCCGGCGTTCGCCCGGGAGGCACTACGCACCGGAGCGGCCGGATACCTGCTCAAGGAGGCAGCCGCCGAGGAACTGCTGGCCGCCGCGCACCAGGTCGCCGACGGTGCGACGTACGTACAGCCGGTGCTGGGAGCCAGGCTTGCCATCGATACACCTGGTCCTGCCGAGCAGGAGCCGCTGACCGCACGTGAGGCCGAGGTCCTGTCGCTGCTGGCACTGGGCCACACCAACCAGGAGATCGCACGGCGTCTCTACGTCTCGGTCCGGACGGTGGAGACCCATCGCTCCCGGATCCGGGACAAGCTCGGCAAGGACACCCGCGCGGAGCTCATCGCCGCGGCCCGCGAGCGCGGCCTGGTGGCATGA
- a CDS encoding L-aspartate oxidase produces the protein MYTSERRIATSVLVIGIGGSGLRAAIELAERGVDVLAVGKRPKTDAHTSLAAGGINAALATIDPEDTWQQHAADTLKESYLLANPNTVRIVTEGAARGIADLERYGMPFAREEDGRISQRFFGAHTYRRTAFAGDYTGLEIQRTLVDRAARLDIPVLDTMYVTKLLVHDNAVFGAYGFDIEDGTRYVVHADAVILAAGGHTRIWRRTSSRRDENTGDSFRLAVEAGGRIRDPELVQFHPSGILHPENAAGTLVSEAARGEGGILRNALGERFMSRYDPARMELSTRDRVALAAYTEIKAGRGTANGGVWLDVSHLPRETIMSRLPRVYQTLLELQMLDITTSPIEIAPTAHYSMGGVWVRPEDHGTGVDGLYAIGEASSGLHGANRLGGNSLIELLVFGRIVGEAAAEYSAGLGAQRRSAESLDAARAEVDGLLAADGPENVRSLQRAVRDTMTEHVGVVRDETGLRRGLAELDVIEARIADAGVHPDIAGFQDLAHAFDLKSAALAARATIEASLERRETRGCHNRSDYPDLDPSLQVNLVWSGPGLVERESIPPVPDDIAALMREVSTVGKLVE, from the coding sequence ATGTACACGTCCGAACGACGGATCGCCACATCCGTCCTCGTCATCGGCATAGGAGGATCCGGCCTGCGCGCCGCCATAGAACTCGCCGAACGCGGGGTCGACGTCCTCGCCGTGGGCAAGCGGCCGAAGACGGATGCGCACACCTCGCTCGCGGCGGGCGGGATCAACGCGGCCCTCGCCACGATCGACCCCGAGGACACCTGGCAGCAGCACGCCGCCGACACGCTCAAGGAGAGCTACCTTCTCGCCAACCCGAACACCGTGCGCATCGTGACCGAGGGCGCCGCACGCGGTATAGCGGACCTCGAACGCTACGGCATGCCCTTCGCCCGCGAGGAGGACGGCCGTATCTCCCAGCGGTTCTTCGGGGCGCACACCTATCGCCGCACGGCGTTCGCGGGGGACTACACGGGTCTTGAGATCCAGCGCACCCTCGTGGACCGCGCCGCCCGGCTCGACATTCCCGTCCTCGACACCATGTACGTCACGAAACTGCTCGTGCACGACAACGCCGTCTTCGGCGCCTACGGCTTCGACATCGAGGACGGCACGCGCTATGTCGTCCACGCCGACGCCGTGATCCTGGCCGCAGGCGGCCACACGCGCATCTGGCGACGCACCTCCTCGCGCCGCGACGAGAACACGGGCGACTCCTTCCGTCTCGCGGTCGAAGCCGGCGGGCGCATCCGCGACCCCGAACTCGTCCAGTTCCACCCCTCCGGCATCCTGCACCCCGAGAACGCGGCGGGCACACTCGTCTCCGAGGCGGCGCGCGGTGAAGGCGGAATCCTGCGCAACGCGCTCGGCGAGCGGTTCATGTCGCGCTACGACCCGGCGCGCATGGAGCTCTCCACCCGCGACCGGGTGGCGCTCGCCGCGTACACGGAGATCAAGGCGGGGCGTGGCACCGCGAACGGCGGAGTCTGGCTCGACGTCTCCCACCTTCCGCGTGAAACGATCATGAGCCGTCTGCCGCGCGTTTACCAGACACTGCTCGAACTCCAGATGCTCGACATCACGACGTCCCCCATCGAGATCGCGCCCACCGCCCACTACTCGATGGGCGGCGTGTGGGTGCGACCCGAGGACCACGGCACCGGGGTCGACGGCCTCTACGCGATCGGCGAGGCGTCGAGCGGCCTGCACGGGGCGAACCGGCTCGGCGGCAACTCGCTCATCGAACTCCTCGTCTTCGGCCGCATCGTCGGCGAGGCGGCGGCGGAATACTCCGCGGGGCTCGGCGCCCAGCGCCGCTCGGCCGAATCGCTCGACGCTGCGCGGGCGGAGGTGGACGGGCTTCTCGCGGCCGACGGCCCGGAGAACGTGCGCTCACTGCAGCGCGCCGTCCGCGACACGATGACGGAGCACGTCGGCGTGGTGCGCGACGAGACCGGCCTGCGGCGGGGGCTCGCGGAACTCGACGTGATCGAGGCACGCATTGCCGACGCCGGAGTACACCCGGACATCGCAGGCTTCCAGGACCTCGCCCACGCCTTCGACCTGAAGTCCGCCGCGCTCGCGGCACGCGCGACGATCGAGGCGTCTCTCGAACGCCGCGAGACCCGCGGCTGCCACAATCGGTCCGACTACCCGGATCTCGACCCCTCGCTGCAGGTCAACCTGGTGTGGTCCGGTCCGGGGCTGGTGGAACGGGAGAGCATACCGCCGGTCCCCGATGACATCGCGGCGCTCATGCGCGAGGTCTCGACCGTTGGCAAACTCGTCGAGTAG
- a CDS encoding ATP-binding SpoIIE family protein phosphatase — protein sequence MRLNRRLSTLLVIYIGASCAVQLQESAGGLVRWSGFSVLAPVMAAALLPLRRSLIIGISTLAATIAIYGFAIRGISDGGRTVAIASVALSFVFSLIVCQVRPHLPHTPAAASRNQPILPDPTDRQPDSAPATPRAAPAPPPGILPAALPQPAVVELAGHYRTGFGRLGMRANWLDAIPLSGARVGLVAGTVTGPGAEATASELRAAVRTLADIDLQPEELLTHLDDVLARLRPDIRTGHDTRATGTGTGTVSAQCLYAVYDPVACRCTLASAGGPQPTVVTPDGTVTAVELPDGAPLGQADLPFEATEVDLPEGSLLLLHTHSGTGDSAQEPDSQELLSALARPQSSLDATCRSALDALLHASHTQAAVLAVRTHALDARAVATWDLPSDPAAVSHARTHITEKLADWGLDCAAPTTELIVSELVTNAIRHAQPPIQLRLIHHAGSLVCEVADGGSTSPHLRRARNLDENGRGLFIIAQLAEHWGTRHNHHGKTIWAEHTPVPDQPTTTATT from the coding sequence ATGCGACTGAACAGGCGACTGTCTACGCTGCTCGTCATCTACATCGGTGCGTCGTGTGCCGTACAGCTCCAGGAATCCGCAGGCGGCCTCGTCCGCTGGTCGGGATTCTCCGTACTGGCCCCTGTCATGGCCGCCGCCCTCCTGCCTCTGCGGCGCTCCCTGATCATCGGAATCTCCACACTGGCTGCCACCATCGCCATCTACGGCTTCGCCATCCGCGGAATATCGGACGGCGGCCGTACGGTCGCCATCGCCTCGGTCGCCCTGTCCTTCGTCTTCAGCCTCATCGTCTGCCAGGTGCGGCCGCATCTGCCACACACCCCCGCCGCGGCCTCCCGGAACCAGCCCATCCTGCCCGACCCGACCGACAGGCAGCCCGACAGCGCCCCCGCCACACCGCGTGCGGCTCCCGCCCCGCCGCCCGGCATCCTGCCCGCAGCACTGCCGCAACCCGCGGTGGTAGAGCTGGCCGGCCACTACCGGACCGGGTTCGGCCGCCTCGGCATGCGCGCCAACTGGCTCGACGCCATCCCGTTGTCCGGCGCCCGGGTCGGACTCGTCGCCGGCACCGTGACCGGGCCGGGCGCCGAGGCCACCGCCTCCGAACTCCGCGCCGCGGTACGCACCCTGGCCGACATCGATCTGCAGCCCGAGGAACTACTCACTCATCTCGACGACGTCCTCGCCCGGCTCCGCCCCGACATCCGCACCGGCCACGACACCCGGGCCACCGGCACCGGCACCGGCACCGTCAGCGCCCAATGCCTGTACGCGGTCTACGATCCGGTCGCCTGCCGCTGCACGCTTGCCAGCGCCGGAGGGCCCCAGCCCACGGTCGTCACACCCGACGGCACGGTCACAGCCGTTGAGCTGCCCGACGGCGCGCCCCTCGGGCAGGCGGACCTGCCCTTCGAGGCCACCGAGGTGGACCTTCCTGAAGGCAGCCTGCTCCTGCTGCACACCCACAGTGGCACCGGCGACAGCGCCCAGGAACCCGACAGCCAGGAACTGCTCAGCGCACTCGCCCGGCCCCAGTCCAGCCTGGACGCCACCTGCCGATCCGCCCTCGACGCCCTGCTCCACGCCTCCCACACCCAGGCCGCTGTCCTCGCCGTCCGCACCCATGCCCTGGACGCCCGCGCCGTCGCCACCTGGGACCTGCCCTCCGACCCCGCCGCCGTCTCCCACGCCCGCACCCACATCACGGAGAAACTCGCCGACTGGGGTCTGGACTGCGCCGCGCCGACCACCGAACTCATCGTCAGCGAACTGGTCACCAATGCCATCCGCCATGCCCAGCCGCCCATCCAGCTGCGACTGATCCACCACGCCGGCAGCCTGGTCTGCGAGGTCGCCGACGGCGGCAGCACCTCGCCGCACCTGCGCCGTGCCCGCAACCTCGACGAAAACGGGCGCGGACTGTTCATCATCGCTCAACTCGCAGAACACTGGGGAACCCGCCACAACCACCACGGCAAGACCATCTGGGCCGAGCACACACCCGTACCCGACCAACCCACCACCACCGCCACCACCTGA
- a CDS encoding NAD(P)/FAD-dependent oxidoreductase, translated as MKDILVIGGGFAGVWSAAGAVRAMREAGEEARVTLVSGGDDLVVRPRLYEEEPESKRVPLDRVLGPIGVRRVTATVTGIDTGARTVRAVGRAGEDLTLMYDKLVLAAGSRLVRPDFPGARNVFDVDTLPAAAAFDHHLRRLPQRAPSPGRYTAVVVGAGFTGLEVATGLGERLRSIAQTHGAGEEVRVVLVDRADVLGPELGPGPRPQIEGAVDELKIERRLGRTVASATHEDVTLSDGEVIPTATVVWTAGMVASSLTAQIPGERDRLGRLSVDAYLRVTGVPDVYAAGDTAAAIAEEGRYATQSCQHAQPMGKFAGHNVAADLLGIDPLPFTPDPYGICLDLGPVGAVVAQGWDRTVAMTGESAKALKRDINTLWIYPPVDDPEQILAQAGRFSNL; from the coding sequence ATGAAGGACATCCTTGTCATCGGTGGAGGATTCGCCGGAGTGTGGAGCGCGGCGGGAGCCGTGCGAGCCATGCGTGAGGCAGGTGAGGAGGCGCGGGTGACCCTGGTCAGTGGTGGTGACGATCTGGTTGTGCGTCCGCGCCTCTACGAAGAGGAGCCGGAGAGCAAGCGGGTGCCGCTGGACCGCGTTCTCGGGCCCATCGGTGTGCGCCGCGTCACCGCGACGGTGACCGGTATCGACACCGGGGCGCGTACGGTGCGGGCCGTCGGGCGGGCAGGCGAGGATCTGACCCTGATGTACGACAAGCTCGTGCTGGCCGCAGGCAGCCGGCTGGTGCGCCCCGACTTCCCGGGCGCCCGGAACGTCTTCGACGTCGACACCCTGCCCGCCGCGGCCGCCTTCGATCATCACCTGCGTCGGCTGCCGCAGCGGGCGCCGTCCCCGGGCCGGTACACGGCCGTCGTGGTGGGCGCCGGCTTCACGGGCCTTGAGGTGGCCACCGGCCTCGGCGAACGGCTGCGGTCGATCGCCCAGACGCACGGTGCGGGCGAGGAGGTGCGGGTCGTCCTGGTCGACCGCGCCGACGTACTCGGTCCGGAGCTCGGCCCCGGACCGCGCCCGCAGATCGAGGGCGCGGTGGACGAACTGAAGATCGAGCGACGCCTCGGACGCACCGTGGCATCGGCCACCCACGAGGATGTCACGCTCTCGGACGGTGAGGTGATTCCCACAGCCACCGTAGTGTGGACGGCCGGCATGGTCGCCAGTTCCCTGACAGCACAGATTCCGGGAGAGCGCGACCGTCTGGGACGGCTGAGCGTGGATGCCTATCTGCGCGTGACGGGTGTCCCCGACGTGTACGCCGCAGGCGACACCGCCGCCGCCATCGCGGAGGAGGGGCGCTACGCGACGCAGAGCTGCCAGCACGCCCAGCCGATGGGGAAGTTCGCCGGACACAATGTGGCGGCCGACCTCCTGGGCATTGATCCGCTGCCCTTCACCCCCGATCCCTACGGCATCTGCCTTGACCTCGGGCCGGTCGGCGCCGTGGTCGCACAGGGCTGGGACCGCACGGTCGCGATGACCGGCGAGAGCGCCAAGGCTCTCAAGCGGGACATCAATACGCTGTGGATCTACCCCCCGGTCGACGACCCCGAGCAGATCCTCGCCCAGGCAGGCCGCTTCTCCAACCTCTGA
- a CDS encoding isocitrate lyase/PEP mutase family protein, whose product MQVGERALRHPALLAQTRPDQTRPDQTRAVLSVATGDHSLHAERPDETAVLVVPRRPDMPQWGSGPPLRPAASTRAFRPCLLPIIRGRAGVGGDPMVRYGPGAAPISVGALLHLRRRRMSMLRHTTRLRQLLNDPGILVAPGAYDGTGARLVSQLGFQAFYLSGFETAASILGQPDVGYLSHTQMVERVTAMADVVDLPLIADADTGFGNPLNVRRAVIAYERAGAAAMHIEDQTFPKRCGHMLGREVVPVQEMVQKIKAAVDARQDPDFVIIARTDARTAHGLDEAIDRGAAYHEAGADMLFIESPESEEEMRRICEAFRGIVPLLSNQIEGGRTPTSGVGVLQDMGYALAIFPVGTAFAAAKGMRDYLEVLATAGDTRGVLGNLIQFEEFTALIGLGEHTELDRRYQSEQ is encoded by the coding sequence ATGCAGGTGGGCGAACGCGCGCTCCGCCATCCGGCGTTGCTTGCCCAGACCAGACCAGACCAGACCAGACCAGACCAGACCAGAGCCGTGCTCAGTGTCGCGACGGGCGATCACAGCCTTCACGCCGAGCGCCCGGACGAGACGGCGGTACTTGTCGTGCCACGCCGACCGGATATGCCCCAGTGGGGTTCAGGCCCGCCGCTGCGGCCCGCCGCATCCACTAGGGCATTTCGTCCATGTTTGTTACCTATTATCCGGGGTAGGGCCGGTGTTGGTGGGGATCCCATGGTTCGGTACGGTCCCGGGGCCGCGCCGATTTCGGTCGGCGCCCTCCTTCATCTTCGTCGCAGGAGGATGTCCATGCTCAGACACACGACCCGCCTGCGGCAGCTGCTCAATGACCCGGGAATCCTGGTGGCCCCGGGAGCCTATGACGGAACCGGGGCCCGGCTGGTCTCGCAGCTCGGCTTCCAGGCGTTCTACCTCAGCGGATTCGAGACGGCCGCAAGTATTCTGGGCCAGCCCGACGTGGGTTATCTGTCGCACACGCAGATGGTGGAACGAGTCACGGCCATGGCCGATGTGGTGGACCTGCCGCTGATCGCCGACGCAGACACCGGCTTCGGCAACCCGCTCAATGTCCGCCGCGCAGTCATCGCCTACGAACGGGCCGGCGCCGCGGCGATGCACATCGAGGACCAGACCTTCCCGAAGCGTTGCGGGCACATGCTGGGACGCGAGGTCGTCCCCGTCCAAGAGATGGTCCAGAAGATCAAGGCGGCGGTCGACGCGCGGCAGGATCCCGACTTCGTCATCATCGCCCGCACCGACGCGCGGACGGCACACGGGCTCGACGAGGCGATCGACCGTGGTGCCGCCTACCACGAGGCCGGCGCCGACATGCTGTTCATCGAATCTCCCGAGAGCGAGGAGGAGATGCGGCGGATCTGCGAGGCGTTCCGCGGTATCGTCCCCCTCCTCAGCAACCAGATCGAAGGCGGCCGGACGCCGACTTCCGGTGTCGGCGTCCTCCAGGACATGGGATACGCCCTCGCGATCTTCCCAGTGGGGACGGCATTCGCGGCAGCCAAGGGAATGCGGGACTACCTTGAGGTGCTTGCGACGGCAGGCGACACGCGAGGTGTACTTGGGAACCTGATCCAGTTCGAGGAGTTCACCGCGCTGATCGGTCTTGGCGAGCACACCGAACTTGATCGGCGCTACCAGTCCGAACAGTAA
- a CDS encoding STAS domain-containing protein yields the protein MHGGRVVLAVTGAVDWATAGALRTTALKEIAAGARRLVLDCSFMCFWDSSGMGAVASAYRSATLVGTSVSVAGLSPRLEQRYRLTGMDRVVPLHRDVRTALTPEGGPHRAGR from the coding sequence ATGCACGGCGGTCGCGTCGTCCTTGCCGTAACAGGCGCCGTGGACTGGGCCACTGCGGGCGCGCTGCGAACCACCGCTCTGAAGGAAATCGCGGCGGGCGCCCGGAGGTTGGTGCTGGACTGCTCCTTCATGTGTTTCTGGGACTCCAGTGGCATGGGAGCCGTCGCGTCCGCCTACCGCAGCGCGACCCTTGTCGGCACCTCTGTCTCCGTGGCAGGTCTCTCGCCGAGGTTGGAGCAAAGGTATCGGCTGACCGGGATGGACCGAGTGGTGCCGCTCCACCGTGACGTGCGCACGGCCCTCACTCCCGAGGGCGGTCCGCACCGCGCCGGCCGATGA
- a CDS encoding SDR family oxidoreductase: MKIVVIGGSGLIGSKLINKLTAQGYDAVAASPKSGVNTITGEGLAEALSGADVVVDVTNSPSFEDRAVMDFFTTSTANLIAAEKKTGVNHHVALSIVGVERPSDGGYFKAKAAQEQLIRDSGLPYSIVHATQFFEFIGGIADTATDGDTVTLPPVSFQPVAADDVAAAVGRAAVGAPVNGIVDIAGPGVGRFDEIVARVLQSRNDPRRVVADPAAPYFGAHMSERSLIPDEGSPRGEITLDAWLEASAE; this comes from the coding sequence ATGAAGATCGTAGTAATCGGCGGGAGCGGACTCATCGGCTCGAAGCTGATCAACAAACTCACAGCACAGGGCTATGATGCGGTTGCCGCGTCTCCGAAATCCGGCGTCAATACGATTACTGGTGAAGGCCTTGCCGAAGCGCTGTCCGGCGCGGACGTGGTGGTCGATGTGACGAATTCTCCGTCGTTCGAGGACCGGGCCGTCATGGACTTCTTCACCACATCGACGGCGAACCTGATCGCCGCGGAGAAGAAGACCGGTGTCAATCATCACGTCGCCCTGTCCATCGTCGGAGTCGAGCGCCCGTCGGACGGGGGCTATTTCAAGGCCAAAGCCGCGCAGGAACAGCTGATCCGGGACTCGGGACTGCCGTACTCGATTGTCCATGCGACGCAATTCTTCGAGTTCATCGGCGGCATCGCCGACACCGCGACCGACGGCGACACTGTCACGCTTCCGCCCGTGTCCTTCCAGCCGGTTGCTGCCGATGACGTCGCGGCTGCCGTCGGACGGGCCGCAGTCGGCGCGCCTGTGAACGGCATCGTCGACATCGCAGGCCCCGGAGTCGGCCGCTTCGACGAGATCGTCGCCCGGGTCCTTCAGAGCCGTAACGACCCCCGCAGGGTCGTCGCAGACCCTGCCGCTCCGTACTTCGGAGCCCACATGAGCGAGCGATCCCTCATCCCCGACGAAGGCTCCCCCCGTGGCGAGATCACCCTCGACGCCTGGCTCGAAGCGTCCGCCGAGTGA
- a CDS encoding RNA polymerase subunit sigma-24 has product MDKNQEVELFLAEVDDERLHLPNIAFRVPGTTGDAERAVQGVCAFRYRPGDTWRAAIDVPQAWLTPVAYVGDRLPEPASSPATTLASTPVGAGDRFTLDESVKTVLMFERAVFALHDMLALPFGGSAVIVVGRTRQMCRKLASFARRRVCDRCRRESASDAHTRIVTAFWAACDLGDLAALVSLLDPDATMLSDGGGKVRAALHPVHGADRTARFMLAALSRHPRLKATLQSVNGKTGLILRHGTTVSGVVSFHVKKEKITDVWLVLNPDKLRSWNQS; this is encoded by the coding sequence GTGGACAAGAACCAAGAAGTGGAACTGTTCCTCGCCGAGGTCGACGATGAACGCCTGCATCTGCCGAACATCGCGTTCCGGGTGCCAGGCACCACCGGCGACGCCGAACGCGCCGTCCAGGGGGTCTGCGCATTCCGGTACCGCCCGGGCGACACCTGGCGAGCGGCCATCGACGTACCGCAGGCGTGGCTGACACCCGTCGCGTACGTGGGTGATCGGCTGCCTGAGCCGGCGTCGTCGCCGGCGACCACACTGGCTTCGACGCCGGTCGGGGCAGGGGACCGGTTCACGCTCGACGAGTCCGTGAAGACGGTGCTGATGTTCGAGCGGGCCGTGTTCGCCCTGCATGACATGCTCGCCCTGCCGTTCGGCGGGAGCGCCGTGATCGTCGTCGGCCGTACCAGGCAGATGTGCCGGAAACTCGCGTCCTTTGCCCGGCGGCGCGTTTGCGACCGATGCCGGCGGGAGTCCGCGTCCGACGCGCACACCCGTATCGTCACCGCCTTCTGGGCCGCCTGCGACCTCGGCGACCTCGCCGCTCTCGTCTCGCTGCTCGATCCGGACGCGACGATGCTCAGCGACGGCGGCGGCAAGGTCCGCGCTGCCCTGCATCCGGTCCACGGCGCCGATCGCACGGCCCGTTTCATGCTTGCCGCGCTGTCGCGGCATCCCCGGCTCAAGGCCACCCTGCAGTCCGTGAACGGCAAGACCGGTCTGATCCTCCGCCACGGCACCACCGTGTCCGGTGTCGTCAGCTTCCATGTGAAGAAGGAGAAGATCACCGACGTGTGGCTGGTACTCAACCCCGACAAACTCCGCAGCTGGAACCAGAGCTGA